The genomic interval GTTTTTCGATAGCTTCGCCGATCGTCGTTCCCTGCTCGACGACGAGCGGTTCGTCCCAGTCGATGCCGCGACCGGGTTTGTCCATGTAGACGCGGATGAGTCCAAGATTGTCCCAGATCCGGTCTTTCAGCGCCTCGAGCCCCTTCTCTTTCTCGGCGCTGATGAACGTCACTTCCTCGGGATCGAGGTCGCGCTCACGCAGTTTCTCGTCGACAGTTTCCTTATAGTCGGGTTCGATGAGATCGACCTTGTTGACGCAGGTGATCGAGGGAATGTACTCGCGATTTTCCATCAGGCCGTCGACCAGTCGGTCGATGGAGAGTTGCTCTTGTAGGTTGAGGTCCGCGTTGACGTAGCCGTGCTCGCGAAGCACGTCCTTGATCGTCTGCTCGTCTAACTCCTGGTCAGCACTCGAGGTGATCTTGATCCCGTCTTTGATCTTCGGGCGCACGGTCACGCGCGGGGGTTCCTGATCGACGCGGATGTTGATGTCGTACAGTTCCTCCTGCAGGCGGTCGTACTGTTCGATCTCGAACACCGAGAGGGTGAAGATGATCAGATCGGCGTTACGTACGACTGCCAACACCTGCTGGCCGTCGCCCCGTCCCGTCGCCGCACCCTCGATGAGCCCCGGCACGTCCAGCATCTGGATGTTCGCACCCCGATGCTGGAGCATCCCCGGGTTCACATCCAGCGTCGTGAACTCGTAGGAGCCGGTCTCGCTTTCGGCGTTCGTCAGCGAGTTCAGCATCGACGACTTGCCGACGCTCGGGAAGCCAACCAACGCGACGGTCGCGTCGCCGTGTTTCTCGACTGAGTAACCCGTGCCGCCGCCCGCCGAACTCTGGTTCTGGAGTTTCTCCTTTTTCTCCGCCAGTTTCGACTTGAGACGGCCGATATGGGCCTCGGTCGACTTGTTATAGGGGGTGTTGGCGATTTCGTCCTCGATTGCTTCAATCTCGTCCTCGAGCCCCATTTGTCTGTATGCAACCGCCCGCGCCGAAAAACACTTTCCATGCGCGCCGTCGGTGACCCCGCATTACCACCAATATGATATGGTATAGCTACACGTACTTTCTCCCTCGGAAATTCCATTTGAAGGTTTATAAGTCATGGCTGAGAACAGGAATTCACATGTCAATTGGGAAGGGACGCAGCCGCTTGTCGGCCGCTCGCAACCACTCGGTGACAGCAATCGCACTCGCTGCGATTGTTGCACTGTCGATGGTTGCGATGGCCGCCACTGGAGGAATCGCCGCAGCAGACCAACAGACAGACGCCGACATCGAAGCCTACGATGGCGTCGACGAGGCCTCGATTTTCGGCCCTGCCGATGAGGTCTATCTGCAAGACAACGGGAGCGGCGTCCTTGTCTACGAAGACGACGATGACGAGATTTCCGAGTTCCAACTCGGCGCCGACGTAAGCGAAGGCCTTGCACACGTTCTCATCGCTGACGATGCCGACGCGACAGGCGACGACGATGTCGAGGGCGAATTCAGCGCCGCACTCGAGGATGATCTGTTCACGGCCGGTGGCGCACTTGCCTTCGAGCAGCCACCAGAACTCGAGGACCTCGATGTCGACATCTCCGGTGAGCAAACCGAAGAGACGAACGAATTCAGCGCTGACATCTACGCGCTGATCGGTGATGGCGAGGATCAGGCTGACATCGAACAGGCCTCGCTCGAACCAAACGCACAGCAACAGGCGCCATCGCTGTTCGAATCCGCGAGCACATCCGGTGAAGTCGACGTAACCGCAGACACGTTCACGACCACCGGCGACGTCGTCGTCGACTTCGGCGACGGCATGGGTGATGAAACACCTGAAGAGACGTTCTCGTTCGAACTCGGCGAAACCGCGTCCGGCTACGAACTCTCCGTCACCGAAGAAGAGACCGTCACAGATTCCTTCATGACGGACCCCGACGACTGGAAGACTGAAGAAGACGCCAAGGCCGCACTCGAGGAGGAATACGCTGACCTTGCAGACGAACTCGGCGGCGAGGCAACTGTCGAGATCCACCACCACGACTTCGAAGAGATCGACGACTTTACCGACTGGAAGGAACTCGAGTACACGATCACCTATGAGGGAATCGACGAGGGCCTCGAGAGCATGTTCGCCGAGGAACTCGCAGATGACCCAGCCGCAGATATCTCACAGGAGGAAGCCGAGCAGGTCGCAGCCCAGATCACCGAACTCGAGATCGAGACAATCGCGTTCGACATGACCTCGGGTGCCGAGTCACTCGAAGCCACCTGGGATGTTGAGATCAACGAATACGCGAGCGTCCTTGAGGCGTTCGTTGAACTCAGTGAGGCAACCGTCGATGACGAGGACCTCTTCGATGAGGAACTCGAGGAGTTCGACACCATGCTCGAGGCCCAGCAGGCCGCAGATCTGCAGACCAGCTTCGAGTGGGACGGTGAAGTCTCGTTCACCGATGACGACCAAATCGAGATTATCTTCGAAGCCGAAAGCGACACCGAGAACTATCAGGCGTACACGGACGAACTCGCAGACCGCGGCGTCGATGTCGGCGACGAGGAAGTTGTCTTCGAGTTCACCGCCACGACCAACGATGGCGAGATCGAAATCGACGGTGAGGTCGAAGTCGGCATGGACGATCTTGCAGAGACTGTCCTCACGTCAATCGCCCAGGAGTTCCAGCAGGAATCCGACGAACTAGGTAGTTTCGCCGCGGCGCTCGAGAACGCAGACCTCGAGATCGCCAAGGTCGATGCGGACTTCGATAGCGAGACCGTTACGTTCGAAGCCGGTGCGAAGTTCGACAGTACAGAGTCGCTCGTCGAGAGCGGCCTGTTCGGAGACGATATCGTCCTAACGCAGATTGCCGGGACCGAAGAAGATGACGGCGTTGCAACGTACGTCTACCTCCAGAACGTCGAGGGCGAGGACCTCTCTGAGGACGAACTCAGCGAGCACGGTCTCGTCGACGATGAAACAACGGTCTACGATCCTGGTGAGGGCGACCGCGAATTCGCCGAGATGGATACTGACGAAGCAGCAGCCTATCTTGGTGTCGACCTCGATGGCGACAGCATCCCCGGCTTTGGGCCTGTCGTCGTCTTCGCCGGCATGGGCGCAGCACTCGTGTTGTTCCTCACCCGCCGCAACTGAGCACTCGCTCGTATCGGTTATTTTTGCGCTCTACCCCGTGAGCTATCGCTCCGGCTGTGTCGGCCCGTCGAACCCGCCACGAACCAGCGGCTTCGCGATGTGACGGCGCGCACACGGCGGGACTTCATACCACCCCGTCTCGAGGTCGCGCTCGAGTGTGACCTCGCGTTTTCCGGGTGTACTCGTCCCACAGTCACGACAGCGATAGCCTTGATTCCGGCCGGCGCTTTTCATCGTCCGCTCACAGTCGGGACACTGTGGCGTCACGCGTTCCGTTTCGACGAGGTCGCGGACGGCGAACTTCTCGAGTTTGAGCGTCCCTCTCGCGACTTCGCCACAGACGGTGAGTCGGTCGCCGACACGGAGGGCGCGGACGCGGTCGCGAAAGCGCTTGGTCGGCTCAAACGCAGCACACTCGAGGCGGGCGCGATTGGAGCCGTCGGGTTCGGTGTTGTCCTCATCCTCGAGTGTCACGAAGACGTGGCCACCGCGTCGTGTCTCGGGTTCGGTGGCGACGCGGCCCTCGAGTCGGTAGGCGTGGCCATCCTGTGCTGTAGCAAGCGACTCACCGGTGGCATCCCGAAGGTGGCTATCAGTTCCCTGGTTGGTCACAAACAGTTGGCTCGAGGCGACGGGTTCGCTCTCGATGCGTTCGGCGACGGTTCGGACGGCGTCGGCGTCGTCACCGCGGATACCATGAAGGATCGGGCCGGGTGTATGGGGGACACAGACGGGATCGTACTCGCCGCGATCAACCGTATCCCAGACGGTCGGATACGCTGACTCGGCTGCCGCGAAAACGCTCTCCGTGTCGACCTCGCGGGGGGTCCCCCACCGCTCGGAGTCACGGTAGGAGATGTGTTCGTAGGTCCACTCCGACAGCCCGTTCCAGGCACCGATTGCGGCCAGTG from Natronolimnobius sp. AArcel1 carries:
- a CDS encoding GTP-binding protein, which gives rise to MGLEDEIEAIEDEIANTPYNKSTEAHIGRLKSKLAEKKEKLQNQSSAGGGTGYSVEKHGDATVALVGFPSVGKSSMLNSLTNAESETGSYEFTTLDVNPGMLQHRGANIQMLDVPGLIEGAATGRGDGQQVLAVVRNADLIIFTLSVFEIEQYDRLQEELYDINIRVDQEPPRVTVRPKIKDGIKITSSADQELDEQTIKDVLREHGYVNADLNLQEQLSIDRLVDGLMENREYIPSITCVNKVDLIEPDYKETVDEKLRERDLDPEEVTFISAEKEKGLEALKDRIWDNLGLIRVYMDKPGRGIDWDEPLVVEQGTTIGEAIEKLGGEMEERFRFARVSGPSATHDEQQVGTDHVLEDEDVLKLILRR
- a CDS encoding tRNA(Ile)(2)-agmatinylcytidine synthase; this encodes MTVVGLDDTDSRERGMCTTYVAATIARALQRDGATVSRLLLIRLNPAVEYKTRGNAALAIHTDADPAVAFDRAREHLATLAETADERTHPGLVVADSDPEAVPDSVSEFTTRAIRDHLEIDDARELCARYDYRTWHVGDGRGRIGALAAIGAWNGLSEWTYEHISYRDSERWGTPREVDTESVFAAAESAYPTVWDTVDRGEYDPVCVPHTPGPILHGIRGDDADAVRTVAERIESEPVASSQLFVTNQGTDSHLRDATGESLATAQDGHAYRLEGRVATEPETRRGGHVFVTLEDEDNTEPDGSNRARLECAAFEPTKRFRDRVRALRVGDRLTVCGEVARGTLKLEKFAVRDLVETERVTPQCPDCERTMKSAGRNQGYRCRDCGTSTPGKREVTLERDLETGWYEVPPCARRHIAKPLVRGGFDGPTQPER